From Oncorhynchus keta strain PuntledgeMale-10-30-2019 chromosome 25, Oket_V2, whole genome shotgun sequence, one genomic window encodes:
- the LOC118375890 gene encoding follistatin-A, with protein MLRMLQKLRLQPGMIILLIWLCHFMEDQKVQAGNCWLQQGKNGRCQVLYVPGMSREECCRSGRLGTSWTEEDVPNSTLFRWMIFNGGAPNCIPCKETCDNVDCGPGKSCKMNRRSKPRCVCAPDCAEVTWKGPVCGSDGKTYKDECALLKSKCKVHLDLDVQYQGKCKKTCRDVLCPGSSTCVVDQTNSAYCVTCNRICPEQTSPQQFLCGNNGIIYTSACHLRRATCLLGTSIGVAYQGKCIKAKSCEDIHCSVGKKCLWDARMSRGRCSLCEEACPESRMDGAVCASDNTTYPSECVMKQTACSLGTLLEVKHSGSCNSITEDREEEEEEQEDQDYMVHIHLSPSLDG; from the exons ATGCTCAGGATGCTACAGAAACTCCGTCTCCAGCCAGGGATGATTATATTATTGATATGGCTCTGTCATTTCATGGAAGATCAAAAAGTACAAG CTGGCAACTGCTGGTTACAGCAAGGGAAGAACGGGAGGTGTCAGGTGCTCTACGTGCCGGGTATGAGCCGAGAGGAGTGTTGTCGAAGCGGGAGGCTGGGGACGTCATGGACCGAGGAGGATGTACCCAACAGCACCTTGTTCCGGTGGATGATCTTTAACGGCGGAGCCCCTAACTGCATACCCTGCAAAG AAACGTGTGACAACGTGGACTGTGGACCCGGAAAGAGCTGCAAGATGAACCGGAGAAGTAAGCCGCGCTGCGTCTGTGCTCCAGACTGCGCCGAAGTCACCTGGAAAGGACCTGTCTGCGGGTCGGATGGAAAGACATACAAAGACGAGTGCGCGTTGCTCAAGTCCAAATGTAAAGTCCATCTGGACCTGGATGTGCAGTACCAGGGCAAATGCAAGA AGACCTGCCGTGACGTCTTGTGCCCGGGAAGCTCCACTTGCGTCGTGGACCAGACAAATAGCGCGTACTGTGTGACCTGTAATCGGATCTGCCCTGAACAGACGTCACCGCAGCAGTTCCTGTGTGGCAACAACGGGATCATCTACACCAGCGCCTGCCATCTGAGGAGGGCGACATGTCTCCTGGGAACATCCATAGGAGTAGCATACCAGGGGAAATGCATCA AGGCCAAGTCGTGCGAGGACATCCACTGCAGTGTGGGGAAGAAGTGTCTGTGGGACGCCAGGATGAGCCGAGGCCGCTGCTCCCTCTGTGAGGAGGCGTGTCCAGAGAGCCGGATGGACGGGGCGGTGTGTGCCAGCGACAACACCACCTACCCCTCGGAGTGTGTTATGAAGCAGACTGCCTGCTCTCTGGGAACGCTTCTGGAGGTTAAGCATTCAGGATCTTGCAACT